The window tttatgtttttattgttcacTAAAGAATGGTAAGCAGAACACTATGATTGATTATGATATTGCCATAAAAGAATCAATGAGCTATCTAAATGTCCATTTATAAATCTTACCTTGTCTGGGGGTGGGACTCTGTTTCACCAATCAGAAGGTCTGAAATTAGGGTGTCAGCGCTGGACCTTTTGCCATACCTGTCAAACAGAACAAAGAATCAAAAATCACACCAGTTTAAGAATAACACAGTACTTATAAGTGGAGTCAACATTTGCAAAATAATTTtggaataagaaaaatgttgcaATATTGAGGTTAACCAGTTGAGTTGTATTTTAATGCACCATCAGCCTACTTAgttattgaaatatttagcGACTTCTTTTCCCGAACAGAACTCTAACTTGCTTATAACCTTTGTAGCTAATGAAACTTCCAACAAATTGTGCTGAAACCTGGCTGTAATATGTTAAACGATCCTTCTTTCCCCTCATGTAAATCCCAATTTCAGGTTTCACTTGTTTTTCACATCTCCAAGACGAGTCCTCTTTTTAATTTCCAGCTCACTTGAGATCAATGTTCTTCTCTTCtaccaaaaaagttttttttataaaaaggaAATTTATCTTGTAACCGTTCCTTAGCATTTCTGGTTGATACCTCGTTCGCTGTCAACAGACCTTTAAAGAAACAAGGCTGTATTTCGTCTCgtcaataattaattttaaagtctAAAACCTCATCCCGCTGTTTTAACTCAACAAAGAAACACATTTAACGCGCTGCAGTTAATTAGAGAGTCAGCGGGGTTTTATCAGTGGATTAATACGGCGCTTCTGAAAAGAAAGAAACGGGACTATGTTATAGTTTTCCAGCCTTCAGTGGCTTCAACGTGGAGGAccgttttagtgtttttaaacctCTAAATCTGCAGAAATACAGATTAACTTTACTCGATAATAAAATGAGAGTAAAGGGTGTTTTGAGTTTCTGAGAACAGAAAAAACATGTGAGAGACAGGAACAATCTGAGAAAGAATTTGTGAACATTTCTGTCCAGTTCTTTggataagtatatatataatgagCTCACCTCTGCCGTGTTATAAGGTTGATGTAGTGTCTTAGTGCAGAATAATACTTGGCGAGCTCCTCCGCAGGTGCGTCCTCTCCAGGGTTGTCGGGTTTTGTTGGATACCCTTCCGTTAGAGTTCCCAAGCAGGCGAACAAGAGGAAGGCGCACGCTGCCCAGCCGATccacattttcatgtttggaTGCATCTGagataaaacaaagcaaaaatgtcTGTAATCTAATGTTCTTAAAAGTAACTCATAGTCCTATAAAATCTTAACACGTCCGGAAGACGTTTGAGCTGGATTGTGATCTGCGTAAAATTAAATGATAGGGTTTCTGTTATCATAAAACTTTATGTCTGGtatccaaaaatgctaatagaCATATAGAATACTGATATTATTACTTCATTACTTTCTAAAAggaataaaactttaattaaaacaaagctctaaaagtttcaaaatgttaaagtctaataaaaatGGTACACTTACAGTCCGTTGAATGAGGTCTTGTTTGCACTTCTTGCTCGGTGGGTGTCGACTTCTCCGATTTTCTGCATTCTGAGTCGTGCGTCTCCTGGTTTTATACCTGTGCAGCTCGTGCCATAAAGAGCAGAGCCCACGCGCAATTGCGCGCGACTCTTTTGATGCGCGCGAACCCGCGTCACGGATTAAATCCTCTGTCATCAGTGCTTTAAAAACGCGCTTGTTTGGTCCTCATTTGAATGTGTGGGAGGTTACACAGGGACGCTATGCAAGAGGAACAAGAGGAACTAAGAGTCATGATCTGAAACTGTCAATTTTGTCCACCTGttccaaactttttatttaaaaaataccatcCTAATATCTATCTACACATATGCTGATCCTGATAAACAAAGTGTCTTTACCGGATTGCTTAATGAACTCTTACTCTATAATTGATCATTTAGTAGAAGAAACAAAGAGCCATTTTTTGATTGTCATGCTATGTTGTATATTAAGCATAGCCTATCCAAAAGTAGACGCAGAAGtgagcctatgggcgagacttccggttaaTTTGCCGCTATAGGAAATAACGataagaataacaacgtgcagtaaacagtaaaaactgtCTGCACTAACCAgtgtgttaataattaatatcatacattaaaataatatggtaagacacaccaatttgcgatatcaagcagcaaaacgagctgttttgtacagctaaaaatatctAGACGTGGATGAGACCGAAACAaaatttgacccataaaatgtacaattgcTCTTTCATAActcatgttcacatttatgtGAACATGCTAATGCATTTGTcttagatgtttctcctaaaattccTTAGGAGAAAAAATAGACAAACTAAACAAGTGTCAACATACAATATGAACCATAAAGTTATCAAATTAATGTGGATAGGAAGAATCCATCCTATTAAAATCCAACAAAACTTTGATTTTTGAGTGCAGACcttttcattttgtcattttggttTGAGACATTGTTGGAGGAGATGCAGTGTGGTATTACTTGAGTCTTTTTCTCAGATGTAACATCTGAAAAGCAGGAGAAGCATTCGACGAAGGGATTTTTCCCATATGATTACCTCGACAAAAATCGTGAAGTAAAATGGACAGCACCAAAAAACTATGCATATACAATGATGTGTCTTTCAGGAgggaatgataaaaaaaataccttgAAATGGAGAGGAAATGGAAAGCATTTGAATGATTCAGGAATGACATGAAACTGGGTCGAAATGGATCAGTTTTGCCAGGCTGCAAAAATACATGTCCATTGTGTTCAAACCATAAGATAAAAGAGtgacactcttaaaaataaaggttctttattggcatcaatggctctatgaagaaccttgaacatccatggaacctttcagaAAACGTTCTTTTATTccttagattttttaaatattcttcaaaatggttcttttaggaactgctcactgaaaggttctttggggaaccaaaaatggttcttctatggcatcactgcaaaaacaccttttggaacctttatttttaagagtgtagtgcTTTGTTGAGAACTTTGCATGGATAATTTGACAGTATATATGCAGTACATCCAGTCATTCCTGACAGATATTTATCCAAGTATCAAATGCCACATCATGCCTTTGCTGTCTTGTTGAGAAATATTTTCACAACCTATCTGCTTCTGTTTATCTGAGTACATCTGAGTATATGTTCACATCAAAGTAAAAAACGCAATTCTTTGCTTCTTCAATAGTGATAATATGTTCTTGGTTGCGACAAGGAAAATGCTGTGGGGCCAGAAGGTCTTCCTTTGTCGTCAACAACTGCGGATAATTACATGCACAATCAATTTTGTATAGTTGCTGTTACGTGGGTAAGTTTTTCCCATTTTATTCCTTTCACTACCTTGGTCTTTTTCGATTTGCCTTTGCCAATCTGTCTTTCATACTGAGCTGATGAACAGTATATATAGAGCTCTGAAAGGAAGCACCTCAAGAATTCCTCTCCAGAATTCATCACCATTTATTACTGCACATCTGCTTCCACTCACACAGACCTCCATTACTTTTACTAACACTTACAGGATGCTGTTTatacttttctcttttttactagtatattatatataagaaAACAAGTCAAGGAAAAAAGTACATTTCCTACCCAAAAAGACGCTATATTAGTACCGTAAGGTACTTCCTTGCATTCAAACAAATTCcgcccattttttttttcacaaaaatattacagtatgCTTTGAAAACATAACAGTGTTGTCTATtgataacacaataaaatgttcTGTCTGCCTTATTATTTTGAGGTAGCTGCATGATAATAGCCTGAAACATGCGTATTGAGTTTGCGGTTtaaatctgctgttaaaaaatagagttaaaagtagcatttaaaTGGCCACATTATGTCAGAACAAATTTCCTAGAAAATAATGTGCCTGTGATTATTGTGTTTCATAAGCTTATTCAAccgtggaaaaaaaatattctttaactACAATGATaagcgtgtgtatgtgtgtacatttTAAGAAGCAATCTTTTCAAGAAAATAAAGGACAGAAGTGAACCACAGAAATACTGGTGCTGCGGTGCCATCTGTCACCTCCGGTTCTTTGCCTTCAGGCCTGTGCAAAGCCAGAGGGTCAGAGTCACGGGTCAGACACAAAGGTGAGATATAACTTTAATGAAACCTCCTGCGTCTCTGTCTGACCCATAAAATCATGTGTTTGAGCTGCCAATCCAATAATGTCTGTCAAGCAAGCAGTTAAACTGGgatgtttttccacaacttgtTCATTCCTATACATAAACATTTCTATATATAAAAGccataatgttataatgttaatTTGAATTAAGATGAATTCAGCATCATAGACAGAAATTTCCCAATTTCCCATAGAATTTCAGCAGTGTAATAGTCAGATTAGATGCCATACTGAATTTGACATGTACGTTATTGTATGAAAATGAGTCTGTGAGGGATAGATTTTCAGTATTTACAATGGCTTGGTGGATCATTTTCACCAACTCACAAAAGTGTTTTCATCAActttcaaaagtgttttatggattctattttttttcctcaaaaagatgttttatcagctgatCAATCAGTATATTGTTAAACAACTGTGCAATGAATTAAACGCACACGGGTTGAACACACTGGACTTCAATCCCTCACAGTCTCattttcattcctgtcaaaaaAATTCAACATGATTCAGTACGATCCTGACTAAGGTCTATACTGATGGGGATTTTTCAATAACTTTTTCAGGGAACAAAAATAGCCCTGACAAATTACTcctttttgttaatgtttagtTACCGTTTAGtttctgttatgtttttatgttattgaCTCGTTTGTTCAACCGATTCGTTCAAAGGCGCTGAATCATTCAGGAAAGAAACAGCCTAcgtgtttttatgagtgagtcattgaatcgcTCATCCTATCTAtgcattcaaaaacaaattactgCTTTTTGTGTATGTTCTGTTACCGttctgttatgtttttatgttactGACTCGTTTGTTCAACCGATTCGTTCGAAGGTGCTAAATCATTCAGGAAAGAAACAGCCTAcatgtttttatgagtgagtcattgaatcgcTCATCCTATCTTtgcattcaaaaacaaattactgCTTTTTGTTAATGTTCTGTTACCGttctgttatgtttttatgttactGATTCGTTTGTTCAACCGATTCGTTTGAAGGCGCTAAATCACTCAGGAAAGAAACAGCCTacctgtttttatgagtgagtcatggAATCACTCATCCAATCGAtgcattcaaaaacaaattactgCTTTTTGTTAATGTTCTGTTACCAttctgttatgtttttatgttattgaCTCGTTTGTTCAACCGATTCGTTCGAAGGCACTGAATCACTCAGGAAAGAAACAGCCTAcgtgtttttatgagtgagtcattgaatcgcTCATCCTATCTAtgcattcaaaaacaaattactgCTTTTTGTTAATGTTCTGTTACCGTtctattatgtttttatgttattgaCTTGTTTGTTCAACCGATTCGTTCGAAGGCGCTGAATCACTCAGGAAAGAAACAGCCTacctgtttttatgagtgagtcattgaatcactcATCCAATCGATGCATTcaaaaacgctgaaatgttCAAGAAGGCTTTATTTTGACAACCATGTTGTCATGGTTCTGTTGTGgctttattttgaagaattttcacAGAGAAAGACAAAGTGGCTCGAAATGTTGTAATTGAAATGTAAGTTACtcaattttaaaattagattctaactcagtttaaatttttttaaccCTTGTATAAATAAGGTGgtataaaaaaaggaaaggcTGGTtgcctgaaaaataaatgaatgtattcCCTTGCAAAGAATGTCTGACTCACTATGTACAATTattgtttcttcttctgctcaTTGTATCTGACTACTTAAACATGTTACATAAAAGCCTTTATGTTAAAGAAAAGAGCTAAAAGCTGAATACGAGTCCTGAGATAAGAACGTCAAACTAATTTCGCTCCACTCAAACACCAATTGTCTCTTTTCTCACTTTTTCCacctctccctctctttcttctTATCTCTTTCTTGTAGCGGTTTTACAATGTCTGTAAAACATGAAACTTcacattcttttgtttttacaaagcaGTCTGTTTCTGTTCTCTCGTCATAATTGTTATTTGACTCTGTTCATTCATAAGACGTGGTAGTTGCAAATACAGATTACTCACTGAGCAAATGGGGCCTCCATGAGAGAACTGTGGTGGCCAGACAACCGAAAACAAGCTACTGCCAATGTAAAATGAATGTACTGTACACTCTTAAacataaaggttctttattggcatcaatgttTCATGAAGAACATCCATGatacctttcaaatgcagaaaaggttctttgtagTGGAAAATGGTTccttagattttttaaatgttcttcaaaatggttcttttaagaactgttcactgaaaggttctttagggAACCAAAaacggttcttctatggcaccaCTGCCAAAACACCCCTTTGGAGCATTTACTTTTAAgattagacagacagacagtgcCCATGACTACTGCTGAAATGTGAAATTAGTGaagaaatgagaaatattgCCAATATAGCACCAATAGTGCTTTCTGAACGTTTCAATGCAAGGTATTTCTAAAAAATTTTTATAAAAGGGCAAAAATATTACAGATTCTTCAAGGGTTATGCTAActtattaatacaaattatgtGGCCAGAGGAGGCCTCTGGGCTTCACACGACCATAATCTATCCTTGCCGGTTGGTCTTCAAAGTGCCGTCATGTGTCTGAGGGCATTTGAGAGAGTGTGGATGCAGTATGAGGGCAAATCGGAGTGTTTTGATGCACAAACGACAGAGATCATCTTTTATTACTGTCAAGCGAACCCTTATTGATTTTGCACAGCTGCGTGATTCCACGCTCGCTTTTGTCTCCCCCTTCACACTCATGGGCTCGGCGTGAATAAATAACGCCACCAATCCCACAGTCTTCATCTCTGCTCCCtcactcctcctcctcctttttCAATCCTTCAAAGCACCACTGAGCAGAATAAAGGATTGGAGAGGAGCAGAAGCACCTCGAGTCACGGCCACAGAGCAGTTCCAGCGTCGATTTTCAAGCTTTTTAACaaagaaattgaaaaaaagCAATTGTCTTGACGCACTTTTAGGTCTCACTGCTTTGATTCAAGGTAATTGATGTTGTTCTTTTCAACATCACACAACATAGACTCTGACAATTGTGTGGCAATCTGTCAGGTTTATGGGAGACGGAGAAGAGGCGACACTTTGCGAGGCTTCAGTGCAATTCAGTGTAATATAAACAGACTGTTAATAAAGTCTGAACAGAATCAAGAAGTGCCTATGATTCATAGTTGGACAGTTCCTGACTTTGTATAGCAAGTTTGCAGTACATAGGTCTAGCGAACAAACTCCAGAGTAAGGTTATTTGGACAGAATTATaaaggcaacagcaataatcaaaagatgaacatttattattaagcaagaacatccatggacaaaaatataagacaaattgaattttatttgggtgaatacagccacccaaataaattcaattcaaataaatgaaacatttaaaataagcattttaatataaatgtatttaaccattctctgtaatcacttttcatCTAAATAAGTCAGATTCTCGTGCCGATGTACCAGCGAAATCTAAGCCAGTGATGGGCTGCTGTTTCCTGAGGAACTACGAACCTCTGACCGCCACCTCACATTTTActtgtagctgaaagatgctgcAACTGACTCCATAATCTGcctataaacaaacagtactgagatttgataacatattttaacatcaaattaaactgaacaatttatgttatgcaaggtaaaaggtgtttccatcatgCAAAATGACCACTGCTCACGCAGCTGACTGACTTCTAGTCCTTGTATGTTGCATTGCacaaaatgatataatttacagcacagtaatatgataaatgaaataaaatgtatacaaacctttattttgcttaagaagtgcaccaaatcagcTGTGCTGTAAactgctctctcctgtagaggacacAAAAAGCCCGCGTTCTGACTGCAAGTTAGCAGCTGGGCTGTTTTGTctgagacaggctcaacccagcagtTAGGTAGAAAAgataacccagcattaaaaatattaaaaataacccaataaaatgacccaacaagctgaacccagcttttgggttaaaaaataacccagcatgttttagAGTGCaggaaaaactacccagcacctgggtaaaaaaatatttaaaacaatcattaaaatgacccagcaagctgaacccagcatttgggttaaaaaaaatagcccagcattttttagagtgcagaaaacttacccagcacctgggtaaaaataataacaaaaaaaaaatacaaaaatcattaaaatgacccagcaggctgaacccagcattttttagagtgcggAAAAAATActcagcacctgggtaaaaaataatttaaaaaatcattaaaattacctatcaggctgaacccagcattttttacagtgcagaagaaactacccagcacctgggtaaaaataataaaaacaatcattaaaatgacccagcaggctgaacccagcatatgggttaaaaaataacccagcattttttagagtgcagaaaaactacccagcacctagctaaaaatattaaaaacagcccaataaaatgacccaggaggctgaacccagcatttgggtgaaaaaaaataacgcatcatttttagagtgcagacacacaaatggccgcgcccactcttacgggaaaaataaggtggatagacaGTTTGATGAATGAACCTCTTACTTACATCATACatacatctgcactttgttgtttatgatgagagaatttgTAAGAGTGCAAAATTCAGTCGGACAGCGCCTGCACtgatcaacatgatcaaaacgTTTCAGCAATGACTCATCTGAGCGCTTCTGATTGGTCATTGCATTCCTAAACTCAACGAAATTgtatgtgattggttataatgcacAGCTCTAAATTTAGTTTACCTGACTCTGCGGCAGCATTTTGTCCCAGGCCCCTGGTAATTTCCAACTCGCGGACATATGCTCCACCTATGATTCATCAtacttctttaaataaatcattgatTGACAGCTGCTTCACGTGACGAATCTGAGCTATAACCTAACGCAGAGGTGAAtatttttcaggtttgttttctACTCTCTTCTGTTCCTCCCAAACGCCTGTCAGTCACGGCACCATGGTGACTCCGATAGCAGTACATCAGTTGCTCTAAAGACCTCAGAAAGGTTTCCATGGCAAGGAGATTAGACTTGTAAGGAGGTATATTTTGAAGTTTTCCTTCTTTccttgcatttttataatggTTTCCACTGGCGGAGAATTTGTGAAGAGATTTCATTGCATCTTGTCTTTAGATTAAGGTCAGTAGGGTCATAATTAATACAGTGAAGACTTATTGAaggcataatgacaccaaagCATCTGTGAAGTTGGGCAT of the Labeo rohita strain BAU-BD-2019 chromosome 19, IGBB_LRoh.1.0, whole genome shotgun sequence genome contains:
- the npy gene encoding pro-neuropeptide Y — its product is MTEDLIRDAGSRASKESRAIARGLCSLWHELHRYKTRRRTTQNAENRRSRHPPSKKCKQDLIQRTMHPNMKMWIGWAACAFLLFACLGTLTEGYPTKPDNPGEDAPAEELAKYYSALRHYINLITRQRYGKRSSADTLISDLLIGETESHPQTRYEDHLMW